A window from Triticum aestivum cultivar Chinese Spring chromosome 6D, IWGSC CS RefSeq v2.1, whole genome shotgun sequence encodes these proteins:
- the LOC123145984 gene encoding uncharacterized protein → MAGGGIVQLWANSGIRIVVLLSFTFQVFLFFCGGIRRQRRAASPLLAALLWLVYLLADSTAIYALGYLSHSTPHKLAAFWAPLLLVHLGGPDSITAYTIDDSRLWLRHLLTLVVQTLGAAYVLYKYVTSAGRLLLSASVLMFTVGVLKYGERTWALRCGSLEGIKSRIRYKEVPGSKYFGDTVKNNLLNQKDDNEEELLILAHSLLGQCMKCFAGSYVWLVDCPPWVYPLEEDDTDLYKFVEMQLSLMYDIMYTKAWVIHTWYGYFTRVFSLVATIVTILLFSFSNKNGYSRVDVRITYFLLAGAVTLEIISVLTTIGSIWMCAWLCSLKRTHLLVNVLKFLRRLVRSASKRRHSISIGQYNLLHFCTRDKNELGSKAAKKMGLDKWWTSLHFVCTADISKTSLPVLLLETKTKLDPEYSKGIQILERSGLRKEQAGWSHWSLSLNLDFGKSLLIWHLATDVYLIRSKEVGRQENLAKTVQMLSNYMMFLLVTKPDMLPGYIDKTWLERTRDSLEEDWLSEDQENTESPKKWWGMLKKQFRNDGPNGSRIQQIEQLASNFHSRFLSDHEGKWEYAPPKHEEAGPQKHYWAADVHATELAAEFLHLESSVPNLLQVIIQVWLEMLFYAAGRCGPESHARQLSRGGEFITVVWLLTQHFNPDYLDNV, encoded by the exons ATGGCTGGTGGTGGGATCGTGCAGCTGTGGGCCAACTCGGGGATCCGAATCGTGGTCCTCCTCAGCTTCACATTTCAAGTTTTCCTCTTCTTCTGCGGTGGGATTCGTCGGCAGCGTAGAGCTGCCTCCCCTCTGCTGGCTGCCCTCCTGTGGTTGGTGTACCTTCTTGCTGACTCCACGGCGATCTACGCCCTTGGCTACCTGTCTCACTCCACTCCGCACAAGCTCGCGGCCTTCTGGGCGCCGCTTCTGTTGGTGCATTTGGGTGGTCCGGACAGCATCACCGCCTACACCATTGACGACAGCCGGCTCTGGCTTCGGCACCTGCTCACTCTTGTCGTGCAAACCCTGGGAGCTGCCTATGTCCTCTACAAGTATGTTACCAGTGCTGGGAGGTTGCTTCTGTCAGCCTCTGTCTTGATGTTCACCGTCGGTGTCCTCAAGTATGGCGAGAGGACATGGGCGCTGAGATGTGGCAGCTTGGAAGGCATCAAAAGCAGAATCAGATACAAGGAGGTTCCAGGTTCCAAATATTTTGGTGATACGGTGAAGAACAATTTGCTCAATCAGAAAGATGATAATGAGGAGGAACTTCTAATTTTAGCTCATTCCCTACTTGGACAATGCATGAAATGCTTTGCCGGTTCCTATGTTTGGCTTGTGGACTGTCCTCCTTGGGTATATCCTCTGGAAGAAGATGACACCGACCTATACAAGTTTGTTGAGATGCAGTTATCCCTCATGTATGATATCATGTACACAAAGGCTTGGGTGATCCACACATGGTACGGTTACTTCACCCGTGTCTTTTCTCTTGTCGCAACAATAGTCACCATACTGCTCTTCTCATTCAGCAACAAAAATGGTTATAGTAGGGTTGATGTTCGTATCACGTATTTTTTGTTAGCTGGGGCTGTAACCTTGGAGATCATATCAGTGCTGACAACTATAGGGTCGATATGGATGTGTGCCTGGCTGTGTAGCCTCAAAAGGACCCATCTGCTTGTAAATGTGCTAAAATTCCTTCGCCGTCTTGTCCGATCAGCAAGCAAGAGAAGGCACTCGATCTCCATTGGGCAGTATAATCTGTTACACTTTTGCACTCGTGACAAGAATGAGCTAGGCAGCAAAGCAGCAAAGAAGATGGGGCTCGACAAATGGTGGACAAGTCTACATTTCGTGTGCACCGCAGACATCTCGAAAACAAGTCTTCCGGTGCTGCTTTTGGAAACCAAGACCAAATTAGACCCTGAGTACTCAAAAGGCATCCAAATACTGGAGAGGAGCGGATTACGCAAGGAACAAGCTGGATGGAGTCACTGGAGTTTGAGTTTGAACCTTGACTTTGGAAAGAGCCTCCTCATCTGGCACCTTGCAACTGATGTCTACCTTATTAGATCCAAGGAGGTTGGACGTCAAGAAAATCTAGCTAAAACAGTCCAGATGTTGTCCAATTACATGATGTTCCTGCTAGTGACCAAGCCCGACATGCTACCTGGCTATATTGATAAAACCTGGCTTGAGCGCACCCGCGACTCCTTGGAGGAGGACTGGTTGTCTGAGGACCAAGAAAATACAGAATCGCCCAAGAAATGGTGGGGCATGTTGAAGAAACAATTCCGCAACGATGGACCCAATGGTTCCAGGATCCAACAGATAGAGCAGCTTGCTTCAAATTTTCATAGCAGGTTCCTCAGTGATCACGAGGGAAAG TGGGAGTACGCCCCCCCTAAACACGAAGAAGCAGGTCCACAAAAACACTATTGGGCTGCTGATGTGCATGCAACAGAACTTGCAGCGGAGTTTCTCCATTTGGAATCGAGCGTACCCAACTTGTTGCAAGTAATTATTCAGGTGTGGCTGGAAATGTTGTTCTATGCTGCCGGGCGCTGCGGCCCGGAATCCCATGCTCGTCAGCTTAGCAGGGGCGGCGAATTCATTACGGTTGTGTGGCTTCTCACTCAACACTTCAATCCCGACTATCTAGATAATGTTTGA